From Thermogladius calderae 1633, a single genomic window includes:
- a CDS encoding NOB1 family endonuclease produces the protein MYSLREHSTNKVAIVGDTGALLARIYYMLPSYRFDFYTTSICVGEVKDQENREALLKAVDLGLVKVVEPGSEYLRKATDAARIVGELSKVSEADLSVIALALKLSQETRVVVLTDDYSVQNVLYQLGIGFKPVRTSGIKSAFKYREYCPTCGYVPGRPGEKVCPVCGSPIVRVRVS, from the coding sequence ATGTACTCGCTAAGAGAGCACTCAACTAACAAGGTTGCCATTGTAGGCGATACTGGGGCTTTGCTTGCACGGATCTACTACATGCTCCCCTCCTACCGTTTCGACTTTTACACCACGAGCATTTGTGTCGGTGAGGTTAAAGACCAGGAAAACCGGGAGGCCCTTCTTAAGGCCGTAGACTTGGGCCTGGTAAAGGTCGTTGAGCCGGGGAGCGAGTACCTCCGTAAAGCTACCGACGCGGCGAGGATCGTTGGAGAGCTAAGTAAGGTCTCCGAGGCCGACTTGAGCGTGATAGCACTGGCATTAAAGCTCTCGCAGGAGACCCGCGTTGTCGTGCTCACGGACGACTACAGTGTCCAGAACGTTCTCTACCAGCTAGGGATCGGCTTTAAGCCCGTGAGAACCAGCGGTATTAAGTCGGCTTTCAAATACAGGGAATACTGCCCGACGTGCGGGTATGTACCGGGGAGACCTGGCGAGAAGGTCTGCCCTGTGTGCGGTTCCCCTATAGTGCGGGTCAGGGTTTCCTGA
- a CDS encoding CDC48 family AAA ATPase has protein sequence MSSERVKLTLRVLEAEPKDVGKGIGRVDPEVLERTGLMNGDIVVIEGKRRTVVRVMESKPQDRGLGVIRIDNTTRQNAGVKIGDLVIVEKTEAANAVSIKLAPSKYYAPPDSQLADFVKNKLLNRPLVEEDIVVVPVLGQTIPFKVIYTKPKGPVVVTKDTIVTISEKPMETYRLPRVTYEDIGGMKHIIQRVRELIELPLKHPELFRKLGIEPPKGILLYGPPGTGKTLLAKAVANEADAYFIAINGPEIMSKYYGESEQRLRDIFEQAKKNAPAIIFIDEIDAIAPKRDEVVGEVERRVVAQLLALMDGLEARGDVIVIGATNRPNALDPALRRPGRFDREIEIPMPDKNARLEILQIHTRGVPLAKDVDLNKLAEITHGYTGADLAALVREAALHALRRYLPEINLDSPSIPFEILEKMEVRMEDFMAAYKEIVPSGLREVFVEVPEVKWSDIGGLESIKQELRMSIEWPIKYPETFKRIGIKPPKGILLYGPPGTGKTLLAKAVATESGANFIAIRGPEVLSKWVGESERAIREVFRKARLYAPAVIFMDEIDAIAPVRGFAYDSGVSERVVSQLITEMDGIEKLENVVVIAATNRPDILDPALLRPGRFDKLIYVPPPDPSSRLEIFKIHTRNMPLADDVDLYELAKQTEGYSGADIEALVREAALIAIREDLTIDRVYMRHFNEALNKVKPSITQEMIKFYIEWGEKAKQKLPKEHLRPQVYT, from the coding sequence ATGTCGAGTGAGAGAGTCAAGCTTACACTGCGGGTTCTAGAGGCTGAGCCCAAAGACGTGGGAAAGGGTATTGGTAGAGTAGACCCGGAAGTACTCGAGAGAACAGGCCTGATGAACGGGGACATCGTGGTCATCGAAGGAAAGAGGAGGACAGTGGTCAGGGTAATGGAGAGCAAGCCCCAGGACAGGGGGCTAGGAGTCATAAGGATAGACAACACAACTAGACAAAACGCTGGTGTGAAGATAGGAGACCTCGTAATTGTGGAGAAAACAGAGGCCGCGAACGCTGTCTCGATAAAACTGGCGCCAAGCAAGTACTACGCTCCACCAGACTCTCAACTAGCGGACTTCGTGAAGAACAAGCTGCTCAACCGCCCGCTCGTTGAAGAGGACATAGTGGTAGTGCCCGTCCTGGGGCAGACCATACCGTTCAAGGTGATATACACCAAACCCAAGGGGCCTGTCGTGGTGACGAAGGACACGATAGTAACGATCTCGGAGAAGCCGATGGAGACCTACAGGCTGCCGCGCGTTACCTACGAAGACATCGGGGGGATGAAGCATATCATACAGAGGGTCAGGGAACTTATCGAGCTACCCTTGAAGCACCCAGAGCTCTTCAGGAAGCTGGGGATCGAGCCCCCTAAGGGTATCCTCTTGTACGGCCCTCCCGGCACCGGTAAGACCCTGCTGGCTAAGGCTGTAGCTAATGAGGCCGACGCGTACTTCATAGCGATAAACGGGCCCGAGATAATGAGCAAGTACTATGGTGAGTCTGAGCAGAGGCTAAGGGATATCTTCGAACAGGCAAAGAAGAACGCCCCGGCGATCATATTCATAGACGAGATCGACGCGATAGCCCCCAAGAGAGACGAGGTCGTAGGAGAAGTCGAGAGGAGGGTAGTAGCCCAACTACTCGCCTTAATGGACGGGCTTGAGGCTAGGGGCGATGTTATCGTGATAGGCGCTACGAACAGGCCTAACGCTCTAGATCCGGCACTCAGGAGGCCCGGTAGGTTTGACAGAGAGATAGAGATACCGATGCCGGACAAGAACGCGAGGCTGGAGATACTACAGATACACACTAGGGGTGTACCGCTGGCCAAAGACGTTGACTTAAACAAACTAGCCGAGATCACGCACGGGTACACTGGGGCAGACCTCGCAGCCCTGGTCAGAGAGGCGGCTCTCCACGCCCTCAGGAGGTACCTGCCCGAGATCAACCTGGACAGCCCGAGTATACCCTTCGAGATACTCGAGAAGATGGAGGTTAGAATGGAGGACTTCATGGCGGCCTATAAGGAGATAGTCCCCAGCGGTTTGAGAGAGGTCTTCGTCGAGGTGCCAGAGGTTAAGTGGAGCGATATAGGTGGGCTGGAGAGCATAAAACAAGAGCTGAGGATGAGCATCGAGTGGCCCATAAAATACCCCGAGACGTTCAAGAGGATCGGGATCAAGCCCCCTAAGGGTATCCTCTTGTACGGCCCTCCCGGCACCGGTAAGACCCTGCTGGCTAAGGCTGTGGCGACGGAGAGTGGTGCTAACTTCATCGCTATCAGAGGGCCCGAGGTACTCAGCAAGTGGGTAGGCGAGTCCGAGAGAGCGATAAGAGAGGTGTTCAGGAAGGCTAGGCTCTACGCGCCGGCGGTAATATTCATGGACGAGATCGACGCGATAGCCCCTGTTAGGGGGTTCGCTTACGACTCGGGAGTCTCCGAGAGAGTTGTGAGCCAGCTCATCACTGAGATGGACGGGATCGAGAAGTTGGAGAACGTCGTAGTCATCGCGGCGACGAACAGGCCGGACATACTTGACCCAGCCCTACTAAGGCCGGGCAGGTTCGATAAGTTGATCTACGTCCCTCCCCCAGACCCGTCTTCGAGGCTCGAGATATTCAAGATACACACCAGGAACATGCCTCTCGCGGACGACGTCGACCTATACGAGCTGGCGAAACAGACGGAGGGGTATAGCGGGGCAGATATCGAGGCCCTCGTTAGAGAGGCTGCCCTGATAGCGATCAGGGAGGATTTGACGATCGACAGGGTCTACATGAGGCACTTCAATGAGGCCTTGAACAAGGTGAAGCCGTCTATAACCCAGGAGATGATCAAGTTCTACATCGAGTGGGGCGAGAAGGCCAAGCAGAAGTTACCCAAGGAGCATCTAAGACCGCAAGTGTACACGTGA
- the truD gene encoding tRNA pseudouridine(13) synthase TruD: protein MIKRYVNILDFVLDIAYLVTEKGLHAEYCQTPSSFHVQEVLDRGVLTERGEYAVLEVRKRGLDTYEALRIMSKEADIPLQNFLVLGLKDKDSTSVQYVFVKRSLLPENFSLERGGVEARVVGFSRGKPGKSALLGNRFKIRFETSHESDHQLAKEIMRLVVEHGLPNYYGYQRFGVKRPVTHLLGKAVLEADSAFFAKMLLSDTTPLESEKSVLSRTLMKFDNSLLYEKMCYEMPPLEDCGLALNKKLRNLYVDAYVSYLFNRLLTRLIDSNKGSLPDTKIPTLGCDRTAYQQLLSEEKLEPRNWGLVKCWYRDSVIRPADPSVGREGNTLEISFTLPRAGYATIVIRELFKENFLVQQIR from the coding sequence TTGATCAAGAGGTACGTCAACATACTAGACTTCGTGCTTGACATAGCCTACTTGGTCACCGAGAAAGGTCTACACGCCGAGTACTGCCAGACCCCCTCCTCCTTCCACGTACAAGAAGTGCTCGACAGAGGCGTCCTGACCGAGAGGGGGGAGTACGCTGTTCTAGAGGTGAGGAAGAGGGGGCTAGACACGTACGAAGCCTTGAGGATAATGTCGAAAGAGGCGGATATCCCCCTACAGAACTTCCTCGTCCTGGGATTGAAAGACAAGGACTCGACCAGCGTCCAGTACGTCTTCGTTAAACGAAGCCTACTCCCCGAGAACTTCAGCTTGGAGAGGGGCGGTGTCGAGGCCAGAGTCGTAGGGTTCAGTAGGGGCAAGCCGGGCAAATCGGCGCTGTTGGGGAACCGGTTCAAAATAAGGTTCGAGACCTCCCACGAGTCAGACCACCAACTCGCGAAAGAGATAATGAGACTCGTGGTAGAGCATGGCCTTCCTAACTACTACGGTTACCAGAGGTTCGGGGTTAAGAGGCCTGTGACCCACTTGTTGGGCAAGGCCGTCCTCGAAGCCGACTCGGCGTTCTTCGCGAAGATGCTACTCAGCGACACTACGCCGTTAGAGTCGGAGAAGAGCGTGCTTAGTAGAACTCTCATGAAGTTCGACAACAGCTTGCTGTATGAAAAAATGTGTTACGAAATGCCTCCTCTCGAGGACTGCGGCCTCGCCCTCAATAAGAAGTTGCGGAACCTTTACGTAGACGCTTACGTATCCTACCTTTTCAACAGGTTACTCACGAGGTTGATTGATTCGAACAAGGGCTCCCTACCCGACACCAAGATACCGACGCTGGGCTGCGATAGAACGGCTTACCAGCAGCTTTTGTCGGAGGAGAAGCTCGAGCCGAGAAACTGGGGGTTAGTCAAGTGCTGGTATAGAGACAGCGTTATTAGGCCTGCCGACCCCTCAGTGGGTAGGGAGGGGAACACTCTCGAGATATCCTTCACGCTCCCGAGAGCAGGTTACGCCACCATTGTCATTAGAGAGCTCTTCAAGGAGAACTTCTTAGTCCAGCAAATCCGGTGA
- a CDS encoding elongation factor 1-beta has product MARVLVVLKVLPEDVETKPEELKERIEKALPEGYELKGYDIEPIAFGLNALRLYIFMPEQTEGGTEKLEETVSGVPGVSQVEVEIVHRVS; this is encoded by the coding sequence ATGGCGAGGGTACTGGTCGTTCTAAAAGTGCTACCCGAGGATGTCGAGACTAAACCGGAGGAGCTGAAAGAGAGGATTGAGAAGGCGCTGCCCGAGGGCTACGAGCTCAAAGGGTACGATATCGAGCCAATCGCGTTCGGGTTGAACGCCCTACGGCTCTACATATTCATGCCCGAACAGACCGAGGGGGGCACCGAGAAGTTGGAGGAGACGGTGTCGGGCGTCCCGGGCGTCAGCCAGGTAGAAGTGGAGATCGTGCACAGAGTTAGCTGA
- a CDS encoding protein-L-isoaspartate O-methyltransferase translates to MFRVSRERVIEMLEREGYLKSGIVKRALLSVPREMFVPENLRKYAYYDTPLPIGYGQTISAIHMVAIMTEALDPLPGMKVLEVGTGSGYQAAVLAEIVAKMDPSHRGHVYTVERVPELAEFAKRNLERAGYKDYVTVVVGDGSKGYPEGAPYDRIIVTAGAPSVPKPLIDQLDVHGKLVIPVGDRFIQRLLIVEKKASGELSMKWGIDCVFVPLIGEYGWREE, encoded by the coding sequence ATGTTCAGAGTCAGCAGGGAGAGAGTAATAGAAATGCTGGAGAGAGAGGGGTACTTGAAGAGCGGTATCGTGAAGAGGGCTCTGTTATCGGTTCCACGCGAGATGTTCGTTCCGGAGAACCTGAGGAAGTACGCTTACTACGACACACCGCTTCCAATAGGCTACGGGCAGACCATTAGCGCTATACACATGGTGGCCATCATGACAGAGGCCTTGGATCCACTACCGGGGATGAAAGTACTGGAGGTCGGTACCGGGTCTGGCTACCAAGCCGCAGTCCTGGCCGAGATCGTGGCCAAAATGGACCCGAGCCACAGGGGACACGTCTACACGGTCGAGAGGGTACCAGAGCTCGCCGAGTTCGCTAAGCGTAACCTCGAGAGAGCGGGGTACAAGGACTACGTGACAGTTGTTGTGGGCGACGGTTCTAAGGGTTACCCAGAGGGGGCACCCTACGACAGAATTATAGTGACAGCCGGCGCTCCCAGCGTACCCAAGCCTCTCATAGACCAGCTAGACGTACACGGCAAACTCGTTATACCTGTCGGCGATAGATTCATACAAAGACTCTTGATCGTCGAGAAGAAGGCTAGTGGAGAGCTGTCCATGAAGTGGGGGATTGACTGCGTCTTCGTCCCCTTGATCGGAGAGTACGGGTGGCGAGAGGAGTGA
- a CDS encoding NAD(+)/NADH kinase has translation METPVFTSALVIFKPSWSCIEVAKKLTDHLRRRGIEVESAWVDDLYRIEGKEFSLIALVGGDGTFLRFSRLAGKILGPIFPVPCGRRTAFYEEINPEELGSFVDRLFSGDFFIEYLPRARVVIENREYNALNEVMVVNVDQGRVGSFKLTIKTPSVSTELEVESDGVIVGPSPGSSAYNLSARGPLMDFSYLGLFVNFLNPLQLNLTPIVLPFTSKVVVEPEVVSSVYVDGEKVSSVYNTPVEATGSWEWLRVVRFRAPRGWILDVLAKRALN, from the coding sequence GTGGAAACTCCCGTGTTCACGAGTGCACTAGTAATCTTCAAGCCGAGCTGGAGCTGTATCGAGGTCGCTAAAAAGTTGACAGACCACTTACGGCGTCGTGGGATTGAGGTTGAGAGTGCGTGGGTCGACGACCTCTACAGAATAGAGGGTAAGGAGTTCTCCCTCATAGCCCTCGTAGGGGGAGATGGGACCTTCCTCAGGTTCTCGAGGCTTGCTGGAAAGATCCTCGGCCCCATCTTCCCAGTCCCGTGTGGTAGGAGGACAGCCTTCTACGAGGAAATAAATCCAGAGGAGCTAGGTTCTTTCGTCGACAGGCTTTTCAGCGGCGACTTCTTCATCGAGTACCTGCCGAGAGCAAGGGTGGTTATCGAGAACAGGGAGTACAATGCTTTGAACGAGGTTATGGTAGTCAACGTCGACCAGGGGAGGGTAGGTAGCTTCAAGTTGACGATAAAGACGCCATCGGTCAGCACGGAGTTAGAGGTCGAGAGCGACGGGGTCATCGTAGGGCCTAGTCCGGGCTCCTCTGCCTACAATCTCTCTGCCCGCGGGCCATTAATGGACTTCTCCTACCTAGGACTTTTCGTGAACTTCCTCAACCCCCTGCAGCTCAACTTGACCCCGATAGTACTGCCTTTCACAAGCAAGGTGGTCGTAGAGCCGGAGGTAGTGTCGTCGGTGTATGTCGATGGCGAGAAAGTGTCATCTGTCTACAACACCCCTGTTGAAGCCACTGGCTCCTGGGAGTGGCTGAGAGTGGTTAGGTTTAGAGCCCCACGGGGCTGGATACTCGATGTACTCGCTAAGAGAGCACTCAACTAA
- a CDS encoding RsmB/NOP family class I SAM-dependent RNA methyltransferase yields MHKYEGDEVQATRIDHGLYMELRGVYGSLTDRLLEMLTYPPKRLYLRVNTLRTRREEVVESLRRRGVEVRPDDLLEEAIYIELEGPYQVRDHGRRIVVDDIAAESLMMGANLYRPGVVAYDMFKRGDVLTAVTKNGFVVAELEASVSSDQLKSMRKGLVAVNTRSVYKAPPIAELPEFKEGLVYPQSFPSMVAGRLVFPGSELVVDMNASPGGKTGHIVQLSRGKALVLAVDRSVGKVEKLVENLARLGLTSNVLPLPFDSRFLDLVTLLENRVDKVLIDPPCTNLGVRPKLSFKKTLRDAINLADYQRQFMKVAGRLLRPGGVLVYSTCTLTRVENEENVLYATRSLGLEPLDLGWVPRADKVYLDETAAYRFHPLKDDMPGFFIAVFRKP; encoded by the coding sequence TTGCACAAGTACGAGGGCGACGAGGTGCAGGCTACTCGAATAGACCACGGGCTATACATGGAGTTGAGGGGGGTTTACGGGAGCCTGACGGATAGACTGCTCGAGATGCTCACCTACCCTCCTAAAAGGTTGTACTTGAGGGTGAATACTCTGAGAACACGGCGGGAGGAGGTGGTAGAGTCCCTCAGAAGGAGAGGGGTGGAGGTCAGGCCAGACGATCTCCTGGAGGAGGCTATCTACATAGAGTTAGAGGGGCCCTACCAGGTGAGAGATCACGGTAGGCGGATAGTCGTGGACGACATCGCCGCGGAGTCTCTAATGATGGGTGCTAACCTGTACCGGCCAGGCGTAGTCGCCTACGACATGTTTAAGAGAGGGGACGTTCTGACGGCTGTCACGAAAAACGGGTTTGTAGTAGCAGAGCTGGAGGCGTCGGTTTCATCGGACCAGCTCAAGAGTATGAGGAAGGGGTTGGTAGCCGTCAACACTAGGTCTGTCTATAAGGCTCCCCCGATCGCCGAGTTACCGGAGTTCAAGGAGGGCCTGGTCTACCCCCAGAGCTTCCCGTCAATGGTCGCCGGCAGACTTGTCTTCCCAGGCTCCGAGCTAGTGGTGGACATGAACGCGAGCCCTGGTGGAAAGACTGGGCATATAGTCCAGCTCTCGAGGGGAAAGGCCCTCGTCTTAGCCGTTGACAGGAGCGTTGGGAAAGTAGAGAAGCTCGTCGAGAACCTGGCTAGGCTGGGCCTGACATCAAATGTGCTCCCTCTACCGTTCGACTCGAGGTTCCTAGACCTTGTTACTCTGCTGGAGAACAGAGTAGACAAAGTCCTAATAGACCCGCCATGCACCAATTTGGGCGTGAGGCCGAAGCTCTCGTTCAAGAAGACTCTCAGGGACGCGATTAACCTGGCCGATTACCAGAGGCAGTTCATGAAAGTAGCCGGGCGTCTCCTGAGACCGGGGGGAGTCCTAGTCTACTCCACTTGTACACTCACTCGAGTAGAGAACGAGGAGAACGTCTTGTACGCTACGAGGTCTCTTGGACTAGAGCCGTTAGACCTAGGCTGGGTGCCCAGAGCGGACAAGGTCTACTTAGACGAGACTGCCGCCTACCGGTTTCACCCGTTGAAAGACGATATGCCAGGGTTCTTCATAGCTGTTTTCAGGAAACCCTGA
- a CDS encoding class I SAM-dependent methyltransferase produces MPLCVSVDKIVASRALSILRRIKALRGDLRVTRQGPRVLLPVDESKLEEIEEALRGLEFAVVDCHPPLVSRTAPPTIPAYDLIGDVAIVRARVLESLGEYEVVSALTSIHPRLKSIYVVEETTGEYRVPSLRLLWGENRGYAEAREYGLVFRVPLGRAYYNPRLAEEHHRVAESVEDGEVVLDMFSGIGGFALHIASLRDAFVVANDKNPEAYKHIIVNVRLNYKKLKGVVYPLNYDAADLVNALEREVFDRVIANLPTRSLDFAPFYGRLLRSGGVLHLYILSHDIMTTYDVISEKLAGFSIEGHRLVLEHSPRAGVFRVDLVKR; encoded by the coding sequence TTGCCTCTATGTGTTAGTGTCGATAAAATAGTCGCTAGTAGGGCTCTCTCCATACTGAGGCGCATCAAGGCGTTGAGGGGAGACCTGAGGGTCACTAGACAGGGTCCGCGTGTTCTACTGCCTGTCGACGAGTCCAAGTTAGAAGAAATAGAAGAGGCGTTGAGAGGTCTAGAGTTTGCTGTGGTCGACTGCCACCCTCCCCTTGTCAGTAGGACTGCTCCCCCGACTATCCCGGCGTACGACCTGATAGGCGACGTGGCCATAGTGAGGGCGAGAGTCCTCGAGTCGCTCGGCGAGTACGAGGTCGTCTCTGCTTTGACCTCGATACACCCGAGGCTCAAGAGCATCTACGTAGTCGAGGAGACCACCGGGGAGTACAGGGTGCCGAGTCTCAGGCTGTTGTGGGGCGAGAATAGGGGCTACGCCGAGGCCAGGGAGTACGGGCTAGTTTTCCGCGTCCCGCTGGGAAGGGCCTACTACAACCCGAGACTAGCCGAAGAGCACCACAGGGTTGCAGAGTCTGTGGAGGACGGCGAGGTCGTGCTGGACATGTTCAGCGGTATAGGCGGGTTCGCCCTACACATCGCCTCCCTACGAGACGCCTTCGTTGTCGCTAATGACAAAAACCCCGAGGCCTATAAGCACATAATAGTAAACGTGAGGCTAAACTACAAGAAGTTAAAGGGCGTGGTTTACCCACTCAACTACGACGCCGCCGACCTGGTAAACGCCTTAGAGAGGGAGGTGTTTGACAGGGTCATAGCAAACTTGCCAACTAGGAGCCTGGACTTCGCGCCCTTCTACGGCCGCTTGCTGAGGAGCGGCGGGGTTCTACACCTCTACATCTTGTCACACGACATCATGACGACGTACGACGTCATAAGCGAGAAACTCGCCGGCTTTTCGATCGAGGGGCACAGGCTCGTCCTAGAGCACAGCCCTAGAGCCGGCGTGTTCAGAGTAGACCTCGTCAAGCGTTAA
- the fen gene encoding flap endonuclease-1, which produces MGVNLKDLIPPEAKVVLDDLRVLRGKIVVVDGYNALYQFLAAIRGPDGSPLMDSSGRITSHLSGLFYRTINLVEEGIKPVYVFDGNPPELKIKELERRKALREEAAKKYEEAVKEGDLEAARRYAMMSSKLTSDMVEEAKRLLKVMGIPWVQAPAEGEAQAAFMVRRGDAYASASQDYDSLLFGSPRLVRNLTISGKRKLPRKDAYVEVKPEVIELSKLTEKLGITREQLIDIGILLGTDYNPEGFEGIGPKTALTLIRTYGSIEKIPKGYLRTREEVDVVKIKNYFLHPPVTAEYKLEWIEPDQKGIVEVLVKDHDFNEERVKNAVERLSKAYKEFLKGRQLGLDQWFKKSS; this is translated from the coding sequence ATGGGTGTCAACCTGAAAGACCTCATTCCACCCGAAGCAAAAGTCGTTTTAGACGATTTGAGGGTTCTCCGCGGAAAGATCGTTGTAGTAGACGGGTATAATGCTCTCTACCAGTTTTTGGCCGCCATAAGAGGCCCCGACGGCTCGCCATTGATGGACAGTAGCGGGCGTATTACGAGTCACTTGAGCGGGCTTTTCTACAGGACTATAAACTTGGTCGAGGAGGGTATAAAGCCGGTCTACGTGTTCGATGGCAACCCGCCGGAGCTTAAAATTAAAGAGCTAGAACGGAGGAAGGCGCTCAGAGAGGAGGCCGCTAAGAAGTACGAGGAGGCTGTGAAAGAGGGCGATCTGGAGGCTGCTAGGAGGTATGCGATGATGTCCTCGAAGCTTACCAGTGACATGGTCGAGGAGGCCAAGAGACTGCTGAAAGTAATGGGCATACCGTGGGTTCAAGCCCCCGCCGAGGGAGAGGCACAGGCCGCTTTCATGGTGAGAAGGGGTGACGCCTACGCGAGCGCGAGCCAGGACTACGACAGCCTCTTATTCGGGTCTCCTAGGCTTGTGAGGAACCTCACTATCAGTGGTAAGAGGAAGTTGCCGAGAAAAGACGCATACGTGGAGGTGAAGCCCGAGGTCATAGAGCTCAGCAAGCTCACGGAAAAACTCGGTATTACTAGGGAGCAGCTGATAGACATAGGCATCCTCCTCGGGACGGACTACAACCCGGAGGGCTTCGAGGGTATAGGGCCGAAGACAGCGCTAACGCTCATCAGGACGTACGGGTCGATCGAGAAGATCCCCAAAGGCTACCTCAGAACACGCGAGGAGGTCGACGTGGTCAAGATCAAGAACTACTTCCTCCACCCTCCTGTAACCGCCGAGTACAAGCTAGAGTGGATAGAGCCCGACCAGAAGGGGATAGTCGAGGTGCTCGTTAAGGACCACGACTTCAACGAGGAGAGGGTTAAGAACGCGGTGGAGAGACTTAGCAAGGCCTACAAGGAGTTCCTCAAGGGGAGACAGCTAGGACTTGATCAGTGGTTTAAGAAAAGTAGCTGA
- a CDS encoding DUF371 domain-containing protein, which produces MVWLRVAMRAREVVHARGHYNVRAIHRTTIEITKDEYLTARGDCIVGVAADKSASDLSEEFKTLVKRPDSVVFARFTAGGVSDVLVAQGHPGLVLSDNKKIIIRRSEYLEPATVGVRANKAARDLRRDLVDALRRGAELVVELVVLTLDEVYSEHAGSRAVL; this is translated from the coding sequence ATGGTCTGGCTGAGAGTAGCCATGAGAGCAAGAGAGGTGGTACATGCGAGGGGGCACTACAACGTGAGAGCGATCCATAGGACTACTATCGAGATCACTAAAGACGAGTACTTGACTGCAAGGGGGGACTGTATAGTTGGGGTCGCGGCCGATAAGTCCGCAAGCGACCTCAGCGAGGAGTTCAAGACGCTAGTAAAAAGGCCGGATAGTGTCGTCTTCGCCCGATTCACAGCCGGAGGAGTGAGTGACGTTCTAGTGGCACAGGGGCATCCCGGGCTCGTACTGAGCGATAATAAGAAGATCATTATAAGGAGGAGCGAGTATCTCGAACCGGCCACGGTAGGCGTGAGGGCCAACAAGGCGGCGCGCGACCTCAGGAGAGACCTCGTCGACGCCCTGCGTAGAGGAGCCGAGCTCGTAGTTGAACTAGTCGTGTTAACGCTTGACGAGGTCTACTCTGAACACGCCGGCTCTAGGGCTGTGCTCTAG
- the pth2 gene encoding peptidyl-tRNA hydrolase Pth2 — protein sequence MAGEDYKQVVIVRSDLNMSRGKIAVQVAHASLIAAFEAYKERREWFTAWWESGQKKVVVKVSSEGELLELYEKARQRGLPASLVRDAGLTELPPGTLTAVAIGPCPSKLVDELTGGLKLL from the coding sequence ATGGCGGGAGAAGATTACAAGCAGGTCGTGATAGTCAGAAGCGACCTCAACATGAGCAGGGGGAAGATAGCTGTTCAGGTAGCCCACGCCTCCCTGATAGCCGCATTCGAGGCGTACAAAGAGCGTAGAGAGTGGTTTACGGCGTGGTGGGAGAGCGGGCAGAAGAAAGTCGTGGTTAAGGTGAGTAGTGAGGGTGAGCTTCTCGAGCTCTACGAGAAGGCTAGGCAGCGGGGGTTGCCGGCGTCTCTGGTAAGAGACGCTGGCTTAACGGAGCTACCGCCCGGTACGCTGACAGCTGTCGCTATCGGGCCTTGCCCAAGTAAACTAGTAGACGAGCTCACAGGAGGCTTAAAACTCCTTTGA
- a CDS encoding transcription elongation factor has translation MFLVKYPLDRICVKSGVLCPNCQRKVESGEVAREEIPIMKALMELEEDLKELRTGNYIKSFDFGDEVIVILKGDWDKASLDKIAKELSSRLGKSAKVLLEGEGVKKLMEQLLYPATILGINTLWLPDGSEQMVVRIPRRDRKYLRGKEEKYRRFISTILGKDIKITFE, from the coding sequence ATGTTCCTAGTGAAGTACCCGCTAGACAGGATATGTGTTAAAAGCGGTGTGCTGTGCCCGAACTGCCAGCGCAAGGTGGAGTCGGGGGAGGTCGCAAGGGAAGAGATCCCTATAATGAAGGCGTTGATGGAGCTGGAGGAAGACCTCAAGGAGCTTAGGACAGGCAACTATATCAAGTCCTTTGATTTCGGGGACGAGGTCATAGTGATCTTGAAGGGCGACTGGGATAAGGCGAGTCTCGACAAGATAGCCAAGGAGCTATCTTCCAGGTTAGGGAAGAGCGCTAAAGTACTCTTGGAGGGCGAAGGCGTCAAGAAGCTGATGGAGCAACTGCTCTACCCCGCGACCATACTCGGGATCAACACGCTCTGGCTTCCTGACGGGAGCGAGCAGATGGTGGTAAGGATCCCGAGGAGGGACAGGAAGTACCTAAGGGGGAAGGAGGAGAAGTACAGGAGGTTCATATCTACTATTCTAGGGAAGGACATAAAGATAACATTTGAATGA
- a CDS encoding zinc finger domain-containing protein, which yields MASKYMLTSLNISIHEPATTPVCSSCHRPMLPHEHGVEFFCPNCGKAIIRRCKRCRQLGIPYECPSCGFRGP from the coding sequence ATGGCGTCAAAGTACATGCTTACATCGCTAAACATATCTATACACGAGCCAGCGACGACACCCGTGTGTAGCAGTTGTCACCGACCGATGCTGCCCCACGAGCACGGTGTGGAGTTCTTTTGCCCAAACTGCGGGAAGGCTATTATAAGGCGCTGTAAGCGTTGTCGCCAGCTGGGCATCCCTTACGAGTGCCCTAGTTGCGGCTTCAGGGGGCCTTAG